The following are encoded together in the Gammaproteobacteria bacterium genome:
- a CDS encoding metal-dependent hydrolase: MDPIAHTFTGAALAAAGLRRTTPLASAALVIGANAPDIDVVTMFAGDYASLAFRRGWTHGLLAVAVLPLVVTGLLLLWERIVRRRRPEAAPARAGPLLGLAALAVLTHPTLDWLNNYGLRWLMPFDGRWFYGDALFIIDPWVWLALGGVLFLAHSRRPAALGAWAVLWALASVLVFTAEIPLASPIVWTAGLTAFVAARAAGIAGDTHPRRIERGARAALALVAAYMAVQVAANVPARAEVRAALAARGIDAVESVMIGPNPADPFAGSVVAETPDAYYTGRWHWLESPRFRPDAQPIPKNRRGPVAEAAAAALPARRYLTWSRFPFFEIEADDSGYTVTISDARYRGIARLGGVVVRLDRDLRPVEEHR; the protein is encoded by the coding sequence GTGGACCCGATCGCGCATACCTTTACCGGCGCGGCGCTCGCCGCGGCGGGCTTGAGACGCACGACACCGCTCGCTTCCGCGGCCCTCGTGATCGGCGCGAACGCGCCGGATATCGACGTGGTCACGATGTTCGCCGGCGACTACGCATCGCTCGCCTTCCGGCGCGGGTGGACGCACGGTCTCCTCGCGGTGGCCGTCCTGCCGCTCGTCGTGACCGGCCTCCTGTTGCTTTGGGAGCGTATCGTCCGCCGAAGACGCCCGGAGGCCGCGCCGGCGCGCGCGGGGCCGCTGCTCGGGCTCGCGGCGCTTGCCGTGCTGACGCATCCGACGCTCGATTGGCTGAACAACTACGGCTTGCGTTGGCTGATGCCGTTCGACGGCCGCTGGTTCTACGGCGACGCGCTCTTCATCATCGACCCGTGGGTCTGGCTCGCGCTCGGCGGCGTGCTGTTTCTCGCGCACTCGCGCCGGCCGGCGGCGCTCGGCGCGTGGGCGGTGCTCTGGGCCCTCGCCTCCGTGCTGGTGTTCACGGCGGAGATCCCGCTCGCTTCGCCGATCGTCTGGACGGCGGGGCTCACTGCCTTCGTCGCGGCCCGGGCCGCGGGGATCGCGGGCGACACGCACCCGCGACGCATCGAGCGCGGCGCCCGGGCCGCGCTCGCCCTCGTCGCCGCCTACATGGCCGTGCAAGTCGCCGCGAACGTCCCGGCCCGCGCCGAGGTTCGTGCGGCCCTCGCCGCCCGCGGCATCGATGCGGTGGAAAGCGTGATGATCGGGCCGAATCCGGCCGATCCTTTCGCCGGCAGCGTGGTCGCCGAAACGCCGGACGCCTACTACACGGGCCGCTGGCACTGGCTCGAGTCGCCGCGGTTTCGGCCGGACGCGCAGCCGATACCGAAAAACCGCCGCGGCCCGGTAGCGGAGGCCGCGGCCGCAGCGCTTCCCGCGCGCCGCTACCTCACGTGGTCGCGCTTTCCGTTCTTCGAGATCGAAGCGGACGACTCGGGCTACACGGTGACCATCAGCGACGCACGCTACAGAGGCATCGCCCGGCTCGGCGGCGTCGTCGTGCGGCTCGATCGCGATCTCCGGCCGGTCGAAGAACACCGTTAG
- a CDS encoding dynamin family protein: MPDTTRANLKEHLDKLVAHLERENPDLLDVVRSFRSLDVVGHRLGLLEPNESYATQVTWWPLISVLGTFSSGKSTFINHFLGQPLQPTGNQAVDDKFTVICYGREGAPQVLPALALDSDPRFPFYNISREIDEVTRGEGNRLDSYLQLKTCDSEQVRGRILIDSPGFDADAQRTETLRITNYIIDLSDLVLVFFDARHPEPGAMRDTLEYLVTGTLRRPDFNKFLYILNQIDNAAREDNPEEVFAAWQRALAQKGLTAGRFFRIYDPSSAAPILDERLRERFEKKRNEDMREILERIYRLDVDRAYRVTGMLEKTAVRIRDELVPRIREANRLWKRRVVRTDLVLLGVVALVLVGGSIALGWWNGLTFAPPWLDFARQSPLLFWAIVVIAAVAVVVLVHRSARRWASRAVVKRIERDASLGEDGPRVANAFLRNVRAWRPFFVERPVGWTAGTRKRLDRILAEAHAAVQRLNDRYTNPSGGTELTKDRAA; this comes from the coding sequence ATGCCGGACACGACGCGAGCCAACCTCAAGGAGCACCTCGACAAGTTGGTGGCTCACCTCGAACGAGAGAACCCGGACCTGCTCGACGTCGTCCGCAGCTTCCGCAGCCTCGACGTCGTCGGTCACCGGCTCGGCCTGCTGGAACCGAACGAGTCGTATGCGACGCAGGTCACTTGGTGGCCGCTGATCTCCGTGCTCGGCACGTTCTCGTCGGGGAAGTCCACGTTCATCAATCACTTCCTCGGCCAGCCCTTGCAGCCGACCGGCAACCAGGCCGTCGACGACAAGTTCACCGTGATCTGCTACGGCCGCGAGGGCGCGCCGCAAGTGCTGCCCGCCCTCGCGCTCGACAGCGACCCGCGCTTCCCGTTCTACAACATCAGCCGCGAGATCGACGAGGTCACGCGCGGTGAAGGCAACCGGCTCGATTCCTATCTGCAGCTGAAGACGTGCGACAGCGAGCAGGTGCGCGGCCGCATCCTGATCGATTCGCCGGGCTTCGACGCCGATGCGCAGCGCACCGAGACGCTGCGCATCACGAACTACATCATCGACCTCTCGGATCTCGTGCTCGTGTTCTTCGATGCGCGCCACCCCGAGCCCGGCGCGATGCGCGACACGCTCGAGTATCTCGTCACCGGCACGCTGCGGCGTCCGGACTTCAACAAGTTCCTGTACATCCTGAACCAGATCGACAATGCCGCGCGCGAGGACAACCCGGAGGAAGTCTTCGCCGCGTGGCAGCGCGCGCTCGCGCAGAAGGGGCTTACGGCGGGGCGCTTCTTCCGCATCTACGACCCGTCCAGCGCCGCGCCGATCCTGGACGAGCGCCTGCGCGAGCGCTTTGAGAAAAAGCGCAACGAGGACATGCGCGAGATCCTCGAGCGCATCTACCGGCTCGACGTCGATCGCGCCTACCGCGTCACCGGCATGCTCGAGAAGACGGCCGTCAGGATCCGCGACGAGCTCGTACCGCGGATTCGCGAAGCCAACCGGTTGTGGAAACGGCGCGTGGTGCGCACCGACCTCGTCCTGCTCGGCGTCGTGGCGCTCGTCCTGGTGGGCGGGAGCATCGCGCTCGGCTGGTGGAACGGCCTGACCTTCGCACCGCCGTGGCTCGACTTCGCCCGTCAATCGCCGCTCCTGTTCTGGGCGATCGTCGTGATCGCGGCCGTCGCCGTCGTCGTCCTCGTGCACCGCTCGGCGCGCCGCTGGGCGTCGCGAGCGGTCGTCAAGCGGATCGAACGGGATGCCTCGCTCGGCGAGGACGGGCCGCGGGTCGCGAATGCGTTCCTCCGGAACGTGCGCGCATGGCGGCCGTTCTTCGTGGAGCGCCCGGTCGGCTGGACGGCCGGCACACGCAAGCGGCTCGACCGAATCCTGGCCGAGGCGCACGCGGCGGTCCAGCGGCTCAACGACCGCTACACGAACCCGTCGGGCGGCACCGAGCTGACCAAGGACCGGGCCGCGTAA
- a CDS encoding DUF3482 domain-containing protein, which produces MSHPRFAIVGHPNKGKSSIVATLAEDDDVAISPVPGTTTRARAYPMRLDGETLYELVDTPGFQRAREVLGWLQSHDRGAEARAEVVREFVAAHADDPRFRDERELLKPILDGAGILYVVDGSRPYGRQYEAEMEILRWTGRPRMALINLIATGDHVEEWRAALSQYFSLVRVFDAMRADFSKRIELLRAFGAIDETAAQQLNRAADALVAERERRKRRAASEIATLIVDVSTATVTVPVRDRQNDPEAEKRARAKLRERIREREAAARKTVQEIYLHDGLKARESAESFLAEDVFSARSFSVFGLSGTQLAVTGAASGAVAGGLVDVALGGASLLLGAGIGAAIGAFGALAGADRLAKVEILGQPLGGFELRVGPIADPNLPWVILGRALLHVRLVAERNHARREELVVDAATGAHLADSIDAGRRRRLETLFRRARAERGLNAADRARLEDEIAALIETP; this is translated from the coding sequence ATGAGCCATCCGCGCTTCGCGATCGTCGGCCACCCGAACAAGGGCAAGAGCAGCATCGTCGCGACGCTCGCGGAGGACGACGACGTCGCGATCTCGCCCGTCCCCGGCACGACGACGCGGGCCCGCGCCTATCCGATGCGACTCGACGGCGAGACGTTGTACGAGCTCGTCGACACGCCGGGCTTTCAACGCGCCCGCGAGGTTCTCGGCTGGCTGCAGAGCCACGACCGGGGGGCCGAGGCGCGCGCCGAAGTGGTGCGCGAGTTCGTCGCCGCGCATGCGGACGATCCCCGCTTTCGCGACGAGCGGGAGCTGCTCAAGCCGATCCTCGACGGCGCCGGCATTCTCTACGTCGTCGACGGCAGCCGGCCTTACGGCCGGCAATACGAGGCGGAGATGGAGATTCTGCGCTGGACCGGCCGGCCGCGCATGGCCCTGATCAATTTGATCGCGACAGGCGACCACGTCGAGGAATGGCGTGCGGCGCTGTCGCAGTACTTCTCGCTCGTGCGCGTCTTCGATGCGATGCGCGCCGACTTCTCGAAGCGCATCGAGCTGCTGCGGGCTTTCGGTGCGATCGACGAGACGGCGGCGCAGCAGCTCAATCGTGCCGCCGACGCGCTCGTCGCCGAGCGCGAACGCCGCAAGCGGCGCGCGGCAAGCGAGATCGCGACTCTGATCGTCGACGTGTCGACGGCGACCGTGACGGTTCCCGTGCGCGACCGGCAGAACGATCCGGAAGCCGAGAAGCGCGCGCGCGCCAAGCTGCGCGAGCGCATCCGCGAGCGGGAGGCCGCCGCCCGCAAGACCGTGCAGGAGATCTACCTCCACGACGGGCTGAAGGCGCGCGAGTCGGCCGAGTCCTTTCTCGCCGAGGACGTGTTCTCCGCGCGAAGCTTCAGCGTGTTCGGCCTGTCGGGGACGCAGCTCGCGGTGACGGGCGCGGCGTCCGGCGCAGTCGCCGGCGGGCTCGTCGACGTCGCGCTCGGCGGCGCGTCGCTCCTGCTCGGCGCCGGCATCGGCGCGGCGATCGGCGCGTTCGGCGCCCTCGCCGGCGCCGACCGTCTCGCGAAGGTCGAGATCCTCGGTCAGCCGCTCGGCGGCTTCGAGCTGCGCGTCGGCCCGATCGCCGATCCGAATCTGCCGTGGGTGATCCTCGGCCGCGCGTTGCTGCACGTCCGCCTCGTCGCCGAGCGCAATCACGCCCGCCGGGAAGAGCTGGTCGTGGACGCCGCAACCGGCGCTCACCTGGCGGATTCCATCGACGCCGGCCGGCGGCGCCGGCTCGAGACGCTGTTCCGCCGCGCCCGGGCCGAGCGCGGGCTGAACGCCGCCGACCGAGCACGGCTGGAGGACGAGATCGCGGCGCTGATCGAAACGCCCTGA
- a CDS encoding DUF2868 domain-containing protein codes for MTSTQDFREGPHEALTTLFDDAVDVPLWLEADGAKPFVERARRDRAIARELPPGDCVAQVRAWWRRVDGRRSAAATRLSGIRALVTVVMIAAGAVGGVAVALAAFRYDGTYPVNVVRLLALLVAPQLVLVALTLLMMPPRLPGLRPLQDLLRTVNPGAVAASLFRRLARDPGEFSKLFGVEAGRATAAGRFAKWQVICWSQVASVTFNLAALAAGAMLITFTDLAFGWSTTLAADPATVARIVDTIAWPWHTVVPRAVPDLALIERSQFFRLEGAEDFGVGASRALAGWWSFTILAIAVYGLAPRLVLLGIAAWRLRAATRALLLEDPRVTALLDRMGAPEIETVAEAHDEARAGGGSAHAAPPGGLGGRARAVIWSGALAPDAARAYARRRLGLELTTVVEAGVGPELGADREAVTKIAAAGAGTLVVFTPAWEPPLLEFLDFLAALRGHAGDSASIVVTPVAEAEQAVSDVERETWSQAIGRLRDPYVYLETGAA; via the coding sequence ATGACGTCGACGCAGGATTTCCGAGAGGGGCCGCACGAGGCCCTCACCACGCTGTTCGACGACGCGGTCGACGTGCCGCTATGGCTCGAGGCCGACGGAGCGAAACCGTTCGTCGAGCGCGCGCGGCGTGATCGGGCCATCGCTCGCGAGCTGCCGCCCGGGGACTGCGTCGCTCAGGTGCGGGCGTGGTGGCGCCGGGTCGACGGAAGACGGTCGGCCGCGGCCACGCGCCTCTCGGGCATCCGCGCGCTCGTAACGGTCGTGATGATCGCGGCGGGCGCCGTCGGGGGTGTGGCGGTGGCGCTCGCCGCCTTTCGCTACGACGGCACGTACCCGGTGAACGTCGTGCGGCTGCTCGCCCTCCTCGTCGCACCGCAGCTCGTGCTCGTCGCGCTGACGCTGCTGATGATGCCGCCGCGGCTGCCGGGCCTGCGCCCGCTGCAGGATCTCCTCCGCACCGTCAATCCAGGCGCCGTCGCCGCCTCGCTGTTCCGGCGGCTCGCGCGCGACCCGGGCGAGTTCTCGAAGCTGTTCGGCGTCGAGGCCGGGCGGGCCACGGCGGCCGGACGCTTCGCGAAATGGCAGGTCATCTGCTGGTCGCAAGTCGCGTCGGTCACGTTCAATCTCGCGGCGCTCGCGGCCGGCGCGATGCTGATCACGTTCACCGATCTCGCTTTCGGGTGGAGCACGACGCTCGCCGCGGATCCGGCCACCGTCGCCCGCATCGTCGACACGATCGCCTGGCCTTGGCACACCGTCGTTCCTCGAGCCGTCCCGGATCTCGCGCTGATCGAGCGCTCGCAGTTCTTCCGGCTCGAAGGCGCCGAGGACTTCGGCGTCGGCGCTTCGCGCGCGCTCGCCGGCTGGTGGTCGTTCACGATTCTTGCGATCGCAGTGTACGGTCTCGCGCCGCGGCTCGTGCTGCTCGGGATCGCCGCGTGGCGCCTGCGGGCCGCGACGCGTGCGCTGCTGCTCGAGGATCCGCGCGTCACGGCGTTGCTCGATCGGATGGGCGCCCCGGAGATCGAGACTGTCGCCGAAGCGCACGACGAGGCGCGCGCTGGCGGGGGTTCGGCCCACGCGGCCCCGCCCGGCGGCCTCGGAGGCCGCGCGCGCGCCGTGATCTGGAGCGGCGCCCTCGCGCCCGACGCGGCCCGCGCCTACGCCCGCCGGCGACTCGGTCTCGAGCTGACGACCGTCGTCGAGGCCGGCGTCGGCCCGGAGCTCGGCGCGGACCGCGAAGCCGTCACGAAGATCGCGGCGGCGGGCGCCGGGACGCTCGTCGTCTTCACGCCCGCATGGGAGCCGCCGTTGCTCGAGTTCCTGGATTTTCTCGCCGCCCTGCGCGGGCATGCCGGCGACTCGGCGTCGATCGTCGTCACGCCGGTCGCCGAGGCCGAGCAGGCCGTCAGCGACGTGGAGCGGGAAACCTGGTCGCAGGCGATCGGCCGCCTCCGCGATCCTTACGTCTACCTCGAGACGGGCGCCGCATGA
- a CDS encoding DUF6152 family protein, translating to MRTKLALLLAALGATAVAVPAAAHHSFAAEFDANKPIELTGVVTKVEWMNPHTYFYIDVETEDGKFENWALELGSPNGLARRGWTRNSLKVGDVVTVTGSQARDGSLKGNARSVVLANGKRLFNGQADNS from the coding sequence ATGAGAACCAAGCTTGCACTGTTGTTGGCGGCGCTCGGCGCCACTGCCGTGGCGGTTCCCGCGGCGGCGCATCACTCGTTCGCGGCGGAGTTCGACGCCAACAAGCCGATCGAGCTGACCGGCGTCGTCACGAAGGTCGAGTGGATGAATCCGCATACGTACTTCTACATCGACGTCGAAACCGAGGACGGCAAGTTCGAGAACTGGGCGCTCGAGCTCGGCAGCCCGAACGGTCTCGCGCGGCGCGGCTGGACCCGCAACTCGCTGAAGGTCGGGGACGTCGTCACCGTCACGGGGTCGCAAGCGCGCGACGGAAGCCTGAAGGGCAATGCCAGGTCGGTGGTCCTCGCCAACGGCAAGCGGCTCTTCAACGGTCAGGCCGATAACAGTTGA
- a CDS encoding CBS domain-containing protein: MRVEQLMSKQVYWCRPEDSLDRAAQLMWDHDIGALPVGTGDGVVRAIGMITDRDICMSALFRGRPLHEIRVSEAMTRDLRVCRPEDAATEAERTMRSAQVRRLPVVSDGGELIGMISLADIAREASRETSAQPRSRAAPDVTESEVGDTLAAIVDPSRRTLGESSSVSGPSASPSL; the protein is encoded by the coding sequence ATGCGAGTGGAGCAACTGATGTCGAAGCAGGTGTACTGGTGCCGCCCCGAGGATTCGCTCGACCGCGCGGCGCAGCTGATGTGGGATCACGATATCGGCGCTCTGCCGGTCGGAACGGGCGACGGCGTCGTGCGCGCGATCGGCATGATCACCGATCGAGACATTTGCATGTCGGCCTTGTTCCGCGGCCGGCCGCTGCACGAGATCCGCGTGTCGGAAGCGATGACGCGCGATCTGCGCGTGTGCCGGCCCGAGGATGCGGCGACCGAAGCCGAGCGCACGATGCGGAGCGCGCAGGTGCGCCGGCTCCCGGTCGTGTCCGACGGCGGCGAGCTGATCGGCATGATCTCGCTCGCGGACATCGCCCGCGAAGCCTCCCGGGAGACGAGCGCGCAGCCGCGCTCGCGCGCGGCACCTGACGTGACCGAAAGCGAGGTCGGGGACACGTTGGCGGCCATCGTCGACCCGAGCCGCCGTACCCTCGGGGAGTCGAGCAGCGTCTCGGGCCCCTCCGCCTCGCCGAGCCTCTGA
- a CDS encoding hemolysin family protein, which translates to MLIDIVIVLLLVLLNGLFAMSELAVVSSRKSRLQSLAGRGNRGARAAIALIDDPTAFLSTVQVGITLVGILAGAFSGVALGEELGEWLARWPVLAPYADTVAIAAIVIAITYATLILGELVPKRLALRRPERIAVAVAPAMRSLARIAGPVVWALKLSTESVVKLLGLGGAPETTVTEEEVRMLIAEGTRAGVFLKPEREMIDGVLRLADRRVRAIMTPRQEVVWLDENATPEEIAEQLATRRTSRLPVCRGTIDNPVGVVQMKDLAPALLKGETIRLSDYMVAPLVVPEGVHVLRLLDLFRTEGVHMAIVVDEYGATEGVVTLADILEAITGELPELGEEPEVGLVRRSDGSWLVDGAFPIDEFEDRVRVRGLREGGDFDTVAGFALHRLERLPSVGDTFTAAGGRFEILDMDGHRIDKLLYTPGADAAAESQSART; encoded by the coding sequence ATGCTCATCGACATCGTCATCGTCCTGCTGCTCGTCCTGCTGAACGGCCTGTTCGCGATGTCCGAGCTTGCCGTCGTGTCGTCCCGCAAGAGCAGGCTCCAAAGCCTCGCCGGCCGAGGTAACCGCGGCGCGCGCGCCGCAATCGCGCTGATCGACGACCCGACCGCCTTCCTGTCGACCGTGCAGGTCGGCATCACGCTCGTCGGCATTCTCGCCGGCGCATTCAGCGGCGTCGCGCTCGGCGAGGAGCTCGGCGAGTGGCTCGCGCGCTGGCCGGTCCTCGCCCCTTACGCCGATACCGTTGCGATCGCCGCGATCGTCATCGCGATCACGTACGCGACGCTGATTCTCGGGGAGCTCGTGCCGAAGCGTCTGGCGTTGCGGCGTCCGGAGCGGATCGCCGTCGCCGTGGCGCCGGCGATGCGCTCGCTCGCGCGCATCGCCGGCCCTGTCGTCTGGGCGCTGAAGCTGTCTACGGAGAGCGTCGTCAAGCTGCTCGGTCTCGGCGGGGCTCCGGAGACGACGGTGACGGAGGAGGAGGTGCGGATGCTGATCGCCGAGGGCACGCGCGCCGGCGTGTTCCTGAAGCCGGAGCGCGAGATGATCGACGGCGTGCTCCGGCTGGCGGATCGCCGCGTGCGCGCGATCATGACGCCGCGCCAGGAGGTCGTCTGGCTCGACGAGAACGCGACGCCCGAGGAGATCGCCGAGCAGCTCGCGACGCGACGGACGTCGCGCTTACCGGTTTGCCGCGGGACGATCGACAACCCGGTCGGGGTCGTGCAGATGAAGGATCTCGCGCCGGCGCTGCTGAAGGGCGAGACGATCCGGCTCTCGGACTACATGGTCGCGCCGCTCGTCGTCCCGGAGGGGGTGCACGTGCTGCGGCTGCTCGACCTGTTCCGAACCGAGGGCGTGCACATGGCCATCGTCGTCGACGAGTACGGTGCGACCGAGGGCGTGGTCACGCTCGCCGACATTCTCGAGGCCATTACCGGCGAGCTGCCGGAGCTCGGTGAGGAGCCGGAGGTCGGGCTCGTCCGCCGCAGCGACGGGTCGTGGCTCGTGGACGGCGCGTTTCCGATCGACGAGTTCGAGGACCGGGTGCGCGTTCGCGGGCTTCGAGAGGGCGGCGACTTCGACACCGTCGCGGGCTTCGCGCTGCACCGGCTCGAGCGCCTCCCGTCCGTCGGCGACACCTTCACGGCGGCCGGCGGCCGATTCGAGATCCTCGACATGGACGGGCACCGCATCGACAAGCTCCTGTACACGCCTGGAGCGGATGCGGCCGCGGAGTCGCAGTCGGCGCGTACCTGA
- a CDS encoding DUF4168 domain-containing protein → MHRPARMFARAAVLIAVAVGTEASTDPPAPADSPLTQTVEPTDPSADVDVEISDEDIETFAEIYVALRRSADKFEREIAAVESAEEAQAVQQRMQQESLETLERHGWTTEQFERVARALNRRPDLARKALQLIEEAS, encoded by the coding sequence ATGCACCGACCCGCTCGAATGTTCGCCCGCGCCGCCGTGCTGATCGCGGTGGCCGTGGGGACCGAAGCGTCGACCGATCCGCCCGCGCCGGCCGACAGCCCGTTGACGCAAACCGTCGAGCCCACCGACCCGAGCGCCGATGTCGACGTCGAGATCTCGGACGAGGACATCGAGACTTTCGCCGAAATCTACGTCGCCCTGCGGCGCAGCGCCGACAAGTTCGAACGCGAGATCGCGGCCGTCGAATCGGCGGAGGAAGCGCAGGCGGTTCAGCAGCGCATGCAACAGGAGAGCCTGGAGACGCTCGAGCGCCATGGCTGGACGACCGAGCAGTTCGAACGTGTCGCCCGCGCGTTGAATCGGCGCCCGGACCTGGCTCGCAAGGCGCTGCAGCTGATCGAGGAGGCCTCCTGA
- a CDS encoding ATP-binding protein, which yields MPGARSSSEGGALAKQKLSGPPANGARKSHGAPRSSPGALDRLPDLLENIPVPLAVVADDGRFVAVNAELAHLTGRPRDALREGSLSDVVAADDVPALSRACASAAGGERAAVEVRFPRPDDETVRARLDLAPVERPRQRRSVLVAATDVSAVEKLEAALAESESRRARVDAERRKETSALRDSERRLRFALDAARMGTWSWDPVRDVATHDTSALEILGGKAGDFTLASAMHHHLPADGEERYASCLRRILDPASADRRFLTELPWRRPDGEWIWIEITGEAHFEGEGEARRATEVTGTILDITDRKRSEEGVAEAGRQKDRFLATLAHELRNPLAPLCYAAELLDAETSEERDWARAVIERQVSHMTRLIDDLLDISRITRDQLEVRKELVSIGDIVAAAVEASRPTLKEHGQELVVQLPGDAVHVRGDLVRLTQVVTNLLKNAAKFTSEPGRVWLTVEREPPWVSIMVRDAGIGISPDELPHLFDMFYQSTRTVGRAQGGLGVGLYLVRRLVELHGGRVEARSQGAERGADFVVRLPLAPAPGDRPPRSALRQAGTAGRRVLVVDDNHDSADALAKLLRVGGNEVETAYDGSAAIDTAARFRPEVVILDLGMPTVDGYEVCRRIREQPWGKDVHMIALTGWGRVEDRVRTREAGFDDHLVKPVSLGDVSSLLARPAAR from the coding sequence ATGCCTGGCGCACGCAGCTCGTCAGAAGGAGGGGCGCTGGCCAAGCAGAAGCTCTCCGGTCCCCCTGCAAACGGCGCCCGCAAGTCGCACGGTGCGCCGCGGTCCTCGCCGGGAGCGCTTGACCGGCTTCCGGACCTTCTCGAAAACATACCCGTTCCGCTCGCCGTCGTGGCCGACGACGGCCGTTTCGTCGCCGTCAACGCGGAGCTCGCGCACCTGACCGGCCGGCCTCGCGACGCGTTGCGCGAGGGCTCGCTGTCCGACGTCGTCGCCGCGGACGACGTGCCGGCGCTGAGCCGCGCGTGTGCGTCGGCCGCCGGCGGCGAGCGCGCGGCCGTCGAGGTGCGCTTTCCGCGGCCCGACGACGAAACCGTCCGCGCTCGCCTCGACCTCGCACCCGTCGAGCGTCCGCGGCAGCGGCGCTCGGTGCTCGTTGCCGCGACCGACGTCTCCGCGGTCGAGAAGCTCGAGGCGGCCCTCGCCGAGTCGGAGTCGCGCCGCGCGCGAGTCGACGCGGAGCGAAGGAAGGAGACCTCCGCGCTGCGCGACAGCGAGCGCCGTCTGAGGTTCGCGCTCGACGCCGCCCGGATGGGGACGTGGTCGTGGGATCCGGTGCGTGACGTTGCGACGCACGACACGAGCGCGCTCGAGATACTCGGCGGCAAGGCCGGCGACTTCACGCTCGCGTCCGCGATGCATCACCACTTGCCAGCCGACGGCGAGGAGCGCTATGCGAGCTGCTTGCGCCGCATCCTCGATCCCGCGAGCGCCGATCGCCGTTTTCTGACGGAGCTTCCGTGGCGGCGGCCCGACGGGGAGTGGATCTGGATCGAGATCACCGGCGAGGCGCACTTCGAGGGTGAGGGCGAGGCGCGGCGTGCGACGGAGGTCACGGGCACGATCCTCGACATCACCGACCGCAAGCGGAGCGAGGAGGGCGTCGCCGAGGCCGGGAGGCAGAAGGATCGGTTCCTCGCGACGCTCGCGCACGAGCTGCGCAACCCGCTCGCGCCGCTCTGCTATGCCGCCGAGCTGCTCGACGCCGAGACGAGCGAGGAGCGCGATTGGGCCCGTGCGGTGATCGAGCGGCAGGTATCGCACATGACTCGCTTGATCGACGATCTGCTCGACATCTCGCGCATCACCCGCGACCAGCTCGAGGTGCGCAAAGAGCTCGTATCGATCGGCGACATCGTCGCGGCGGCTGTCGAGGCGAGCCGCCCCACGTTGAAGGAGCACGGCCAGGAGCTGGTCGTGCAGCTTCCGGGGGACGCGGTCCACGTTCGGGGAGACCTCGTCCGCTTGACGCAGGTCGTGACGAATCTGTTGAAGAACGCCGCGAAGTTCACGAGCGAGCCGGGACGCGTGTGGCTGACCGTCGAGCGCGAGCCGCCCTGGGTATCGATCATGGTGCGCGACGCCGGCATCGGGATCTCGCCGGACGAGCTACCGCATCTGTTCGACATGTTCTACCAGAGCACGCGCACCGTCGGCCGCGCGCAAGGCGGCCTCGGCGTCGGCCTCTATCTCGTGCGCCGCCTCGTCGAATTGCACGGCGGGCGCGTCGAGGCGCGAAGTCAAGGCGCTGAACGCGGAGCGGACTTCGTCGTGCGGCTGCCTCTCGCGCCGGCGCCCGGGGATCGGCCGCCGCGATCCGCGTTGCGCCAAGCGGGCACTGCCGGCCGCCGGGTGCTCGTCGTCGACGACAACCACGACAGCGCCGATGCGCTCGCGAAGCTGCTGCGCGTCGGCGGCAACGAGGTCGAGACCGCGTACGACGGCTCCGCGGCCATCGACACCGCCGCGAGATTCAGACCCGAGGTCGTGATCCTCGATCTCGGGATGCCGACGGTCGACGGCTACGAGGTGTGCCGCCGGATCCGCGAGCAGCCCTGGGGCAAGGACGTGCACATGATCGCGTTGACCGGCTGGGGGCGTGTCGAGGACCGCGTGCGCACGCGCGAAGCGGGCTTCGACGACCATTTGGTCAAGCCGGTGAGCCTCGGCGACGTGAGCTCGCTTCTCGCCCGGCCGGCCGCCCGGTGA